The sequence TgagtaaaaaatattatattttaaaagtaACAATTGTGGTatattacttaaaaaaaaaaaaaaacaattgtgTTATATTGCTAAAAATATTTGtgcaattttaaattatatattagagAAGTGTGGTGTGAATATGCATATGAGAAGTATTATAGGAAAACGATATGAGCATAAAGTACAAGTTGTTGAACAACATATAGATATGTTGGTAATAGCCTAAATAACATAATATATAGTATAGAGATAGTTGTGCATATTCAAACTAATAACAAGACTGGAGTCCATGACCAGACCAGCCCAGCCCATTCCAAAGGGTATCTACAACTACAACTTGCAATGAATGGGTATCCATGGGTGAGGTTTGTCTTGAATGAAATTGAGCAGCTTGGCGGCCAAGTCTTCCTGCTCCTCCCATTCTTCAATATTTGCCATCACAAGATGTTTATTGGTTTGTATGGAATCCCATAGTGGAAAATTGATTCTGGGCATTACAATATCTCCTTTTTGAAGCTTCAAAGTGGCACAATAATCAGGACTTCCATCCCCAACATACACTATCTTCATCTTACTTCCACCTCTCATCTTTTCTATCATTGCACCCTGCATCCATACCATACTATACTCTAATTAAGAATATAGATGAATATATATTGTAGGTAAAAGATGGAGACAATTAAAAACCTTGCACATGTTGGGAGGGCAGATGGTGCAGCCATGAGAAGATATGTTGAAATCATGGTATGGTAAGATTCTGAGCCTGCCTTGATCATCAACATAACTTGGGTTTGTTTTTATCTCAGAGAAGCAATCCATCAACCCATAATGTTCCAATATTGTCTTTATAAAAAACACATTTGCATCACTTACTATCCTCAAATCACAACTGATCATATTTCAATACAAAATTATGGATGGAATTCAATCATATTaaccaagaaaataaaattgaaaaacgaATTGAACAAGTTACCCAGAAGCATGGGCTGCTTTAATAGCAGAGATAATCGTAGGATTAAATGGAATCTGTTTCAAGCAATCTGCAATATCTTGAATAGTGTAATTCCTGGAATGAAGCTCCATCATCATCCGATCCATTAGAGAATTCCATGGCGTGGTAGGGAGAAGCTGGGTGAAGATATCAATGAGACCAAGCTTTTCCACCACCCAGTTATCGCTATCGCAATCAATTAGGGTTTTATCGAAATCGAAAACGAGCATTGATTTCTCCATTTCCGGCACCACTTGAATATGGAAACTCTAACTAAGGGTTTCTATAGGGAGGGAGCGCTGAATTGATTACAACTTAGAAAGCACTAACATAACATATATGGTGATTGATTGGAGTTGTAGTGGGTTCTGATGCATAAAAGGATTCCAAACTATTTAGGATTCTATTCCTAACGATAAAGGTATTGGTTATTGTACATAGCATTTGCCACgctttttcaaaataaatatatatatctttaaTTTGTTGGATTAGAGTTCCAATCCAGCATGAATTGGAAAGCAGTTGGAGTACGACACAAGTGTTTTTATT comes from Euphorbia lathyris chromosome 8, ddEupLath1.1, whole genome shotgun sequence and encodes:
- the LOC136202945 gene encoding inorganic pyrophosphatase 2-like, giving the protein MEKSMLVFDFDKTLIDCDSDNWVVEKLGLIDIFTQLLPTTPWNSLMDRMMMELHSRNYTIQDIADCLKQIPFNPTIISAIKAAHASGCDLRIVSDANVFFIKTILEHYGLMDCFSEIKTNPSYVDDQGRLRILPYHDFNISSHGCTICPPNMCKGAMIEKMRGGSKMKIVYVGDGSPDYCATLKLQKGDIVMPRINFPLWDSIQTNKHLVMANIEEWEEQEDLAAKLLNFIQDKPHPWIPIHCKL